A region from the Silene latifolia isolate original U9 population chromosome 7, ASM4854445v1, whole genome shotgun sequence genome encodes:
- the LOC141591578 gene encoding uncharacterized protein LOC141591578, producing MAFRSIINELRGVKVKEVPEKLKPYLTLTFIKESIAKGIDNYHAKYIVTNSAQPLFHVCYGGMIFSYLVALPEERRHLAHQEEHAKHAAAAH from the coding sequence ATGGCGTTCAGAAGCATAATCAACGAACTACGCGGAGTGAAGGTGAAGGAAGTACCGGAGAAATTGAAGCCATACTTAACATTGACCTTCATCAAGGAATCCATAGCCAAAGGAATCGATAATTACCATGCTAAATACATCGTTACTAACTCAGCTCAACCTCTCTTTCATGTCTGTTATGGCGGTATGATCTTCTCTTACCTTGTCGCTCTTCCCGAGGAACGTCGTCATCTCGCTCACCAGGAAGAGCACGCTAAGCACGCCGCCGCTGCTCATTGA